From Tachypleus tridentatus isolate NWPU-2018 chromosome 8, ASM421037v1, whole genome shotgun sequence, a single genomic window includes:
- the LOC143223787 gene encoding atrial natriuretic peptide receptor 1-like, translated as MVVSGLPIRNGNEHVNEIARMSLSLLHAIDRFKIRHRPDKKVQLRIGIHSGPCAAGVVGLKMPRYCLFGDTVNTASRMESNGAAMRVHVSHHTKTMLDEFGTFILSLRGDTEIKGKGIIRTYWLEGERDMPNYQILSQLD; from the exons ATGGTGGTGTCTGGACTACCAATCAGAAACGGAAACGAACACGTGAATGAGATCGCGCGCATGTCTTTGTCGCTGTTACATGCTATTGACAGATTCAAAATCCGTCATCGGCCAGACAAGAAGGTTCAGCTGAGAATTGGAATCCATTCTG GGCCATGTGCTGCAGGGGTTGTGGGGCTAAAGATGCCGAGATACTGCCTGTTTGGAGACACTGTTAACACAGCCTCCAGAATGGAAAGCAACGGAGCGG CCATGAGAGTACACGTTAGTCATCATACTAAGACTATGTTGGACGAATTCGGGACCTTTATACTGAGTCTGCGTGGAGACACAGAGATTAAG GGAAAAGGAATCATTCGAACATACTGGCTGGAAGGCGAAAGAGACATGCCTAACTACCAGATCCTGTCGCAACTGGATTAA